The Malus domestica chromosome 08, GDT2T_hap1 genomic interval TAATTACCAGAACTGAGTTAATTACTGTCTTATTGCTTGTATAAGTAATTAATTGAACTTAATATGTATAAAGTATGTAGTAATTATTCAGGAGAATCATAGTTTTATGAGAAGAATATTAGTTTCTTCATGGCGATTCGTGAGATTAGGATACAGCCATACAAGCATGTGTTGCTTTTAGATTTGAATATCACCACCTTCTCCTTCTCTTCCTTTGAGTATCAATGAAACgacaaaaaagaaaggaaggaaTCACCGGAATCAACGCCATTTAGGCTGACGTGCCCCATGACATTACATCCTTTAAAGAATAAAACGATGCCACCAACACttcaacatgcatgcatgcatatatagaatatataatatataagaaTGCTAATTACCAAGTTTTTGGTCTAAAGATATTTGAATTGGGTGATGCTAGatagatcaaatttttaaatcattaaaaaataattccaACTATCAACCGTCATATTATGTGGTCTACAAAAGATGACCTAACAATTTGATCTCTCTAGCATTTTTCATTTGAATTCATTGGGTTAGAAAGCATACTTTAAAGTTCGACAATGATAAATTTGTAAAGAGTTACATACTTAATTGTGGTTACATTGCAGTATCGTACGTAATTTTGTTGTCTCACTATCGGTACATTTGTAAATATCTTATTATTTATAGTACTAAAAAGACAAACAAATGTTTTTGGTACTATTACACacaagcatgcatgcatgcatccgTCCATCAAGATCGCTGGCCAATGTGGCTGATTGGGTACAGAATTATTTACCCGATGCCTTTGAGTGATACAAGACATTTTTAGTTATCAAGGAACAAGACATTTTTCGTTATCAAGGAATTATAAGATGCCCTACTGAAAAAGGTATAGCTGACGCTCCAATAGTAAGGACAATAATGCAGtgaaaacacaaataaaaaggTTCAACGTTTGAAAACTGGATTTGGGTACTTCTTATCACTTTTGCTCCAACACCTTTGATTTAATAGCAACTTCATTCCAagttttttcaaacaaaaacagaaagGCAGCTAGCTCTTTCTTTTCACACATTCCCCTAAAACTAATCTGGATCTAAGAAGCAGCAACCCCATTCCCACCCATGGAGGTCAGCCCTCTTGATGATGTGAAAGGAGGTTATTGGGTGGGAGTGCATGCATATGGGGGTTTGTGAATCCGGATTTggtagaggagagagagaagatatTTTGCCggcggcaaggagaagaagggtttGCAGCCGCCGGCGTGATAACTGGTAGTGCGAAGTTAAGAATAAGAGTATGGACATGTGTCACATATGAGTTAAGTAACTGGGTGGGCAGAGGGAAAtgggtagggatgggcaacggttatagAGGACGGGTAACAGcggttatttatccataaccattTATGTTCAAACCTGCATAACTATTTATCTGTTGGGTAATtgtataaacggttataccatatccgtaaccgtttataaacagttaaccatactcataaccgtgtacccatttaaccataaccgtttacccgtttttGAATtcgtttatcctttttttacccatttacccctttttcacccgtctacattttttttaacaacttgaaaattacaaaagaaaaatttgtcatatttttgttttctgacaattaaacattgttataggtacattttagcatgcatttccctattttaatcatttaagtcctcatacaattccaataattgaaataatagtttacgaacaATATTTTTTTGCTACACCCAATCAAGTCTTTAATTATAATCCATATGATTACAAAGTAAAtcttctaaaaataaaaagtagtcATTATCTTGAATACTAAATGATTCAAAGCTCCAAAATATTCCGAAACTAAACACTTTCGAACACTAATGCCTTAGCACGTTCAATCACAAAGTCTCATCGACTCGTTGTCACCAAAAGAGGCCTACAAAAGAAATGTATAAATTGAATTAGTATCCCATTTAGGAACACCGACACCAATTAGCATGAATCCAACAGAGGTAAGTGATCACATAAGGTTTATATTACACACTCagttatcaaaaaaaaaaaaaaagaagcaaacaAAAGCAGAGTACCAAATCAATTGAGTTAGTACTACCATTCATCAATATGCATAAACAGAAGGTTTACATTCCATGATTTTTCacacatgcataaattgaattagTATCATCAATAactccaaaataaaaaacaaaaataaagattaGTTTTTACCACATTCACATCAGTATCATCACTGAATGAGGAATCTTCAACACGAGGAGTAGAGTTTGAATCTGGTTCaatagtaaaaattaaaattagactaaaatagtaattttttgaacatatacataatttatatgaaattttacAGTAAGTACCTCGCATCTAACTCCACAACCTGTCTCGAGAACACATGAGTGCTTCCACTGTGCTTGAATGAAGTCAGCTACGAAGTTGACTGATAATCCTACCACCAGTActaaattttacatatattaaattaagtgggtaaatggatacccgttataaccgtATGTAATATCCATAACtgatggatacccgttataaccgccaataatatccataaccacccatttaaatttcacggataaatggttatacccataaccgtttgttCGTCTAaatggttacccataaccgtaactgtGAACTTTAAATGAACGGGTAACTGTAGTTACCCAAACCTATGGGTATTTTACTGATCCCTAGAAATGAGTACAGATATCATCCCAAGCAAAATCTTGAAAGTTGAGACTTTCTTCTGTATTTTAAATTGGCGGGATAATACCTTCAACATCAATGGTAGTAAAACCTCTTTGTTCAATCTATGCACCTAaataattataagaaaaactaatgaaaatggtttgaaaattttgagttttaacgaaaatgacaaaataaatgataaaatgaatagtaacaggattaactttttagtgtaaaaatatggtttttcgttaccaggagcttttcgttaaagttctcataATTATAGTGGTCCATTTTGTCAATTTAAACGCTTTCATTCAATTAATATTCCGAACTTATTTTGCCGTCATTTTCCATTCCATTTTCCAATCTGTGAACCTGTGATTCGTCTACAGCTCAAGCGCTCGTTCTagttgagagattttttagtataatCGGTATATGATGTGGTACATTatgtgtcattatataaatgattaGATATGTGTGATGaaaagttaaaacttaaaaaattagaTTTCCCACCACATATATAAAAATACATGGTGTACCATCCATATttcggttacaataaaaaatatcTCGTTATAGTCCTGTTTtgaattatgaaaattttgatggCTTTCCACTGAGCTTTAGTTGTATATGGGAATCATAGGAATCCATcccaatcacttaaaatcctcaCCTCTCTGTTCACTTTTCGAATTAAATAAAACTTCTTGTTTGCTTGGGAAAGATCATTTGAGTATTCCCGTGACactgtctctctctcattttcccCATAGCTGTCTCTCTGGACAgcacaaattaaattaaaatttgtaaatatatatacacacacataaagAAACAGCTTCTTAgcataaaattttgttttattgtaGCAAAAATGAGATAGATATATATTACATGCAGGGAACTATATATGTATTCATCATAGAAGACCTCTTgtatattttactatttttctcATTTTCGCTTCAAAATACGAAAATCATATTATAAGTACAGTCGTCACGAGGGTTATATCGTCTCATTTTTACTAAAGTAAAACGCAATCTCTGCTAAAAATAGCTCGTAAATCTATATTTGTCCCAGAGCACAAAAGCACCATCAtatatttccttctttttttttctactcTTTTCCACACTCATATATATGGGAATTAGGGATGTCCCATTCATGCTGGCAATTATCTTGCTTCTCATCAATAGCATATAGGAAAAAACTCATCAACCTTAAATGTCAACATCCATATCCAACAAACATATCCACATTTGTTTTTCACAGCGATAACCTGAAACATCCACTGATATTGGTCGTGGTGGAATTATTGGCGTTCATCGATCAAGAAATTTTAGATATTATAATAACGACATTGGTGAGCAAGACATCAAAGAGTAGAAACGAAATAGGTCGTTGTTCTTGTTTACTGTCTACAGTGTTGTGGCCAGAGTTTTGTGGCCAGAAGTGCCACGTGAACAGTCAAATGATTCGTAAAGGGGCTTAATATTGGACATAAATTAGAAGTTAAAAATGTCACAATTAGAGCCTAATTATAACACCAAATGTATGGAGcttaagaaagaaaacaaatagaAAGCTTTCAAATAAGAAATGCatggcatacacacacacacacatggtgTAGTGATCAAGGGGCTCGTTTGGAAGTATTTTTAGAATGATTGAAAACCTTTTGGAGAAAGTGTTTCTgaattccaaaagcacttaaagtattTCATGCAAAAAAcaccaattatgtgcttcttgcaagaagcacttcaaatgtttttccaatatttacttgcatttttattaaacattggttcaaaaaatatttcacaaaaaaatgtttttagccTATTTTAAAAGCGGGTCCAACGAACCTTAGGTTTAATAAGTAGATTAATTACATGCATCTAACTGTGGCCttcaagttttttctttttaatttttttctctttggaGCATTGACATGGCATTAAACCCTAGCTagaattttttagaaaatgGTGGACCATGTGTGGTCAGGGAGAAGTGGTAAACAGTCAAGGCCTTGGCATAAAAAGACAGTCGTGGAATCTGGAATTCTGGTAGAAGATCAAATTCGATCTCAATTTCTCAATGGGAAAATGGTCTCCTCTATGAGCAAattcttgtgcttgtagttattggacaagaaaataattatttgcaagaaaaaaacaaatttaggttttgttattgacatttgATAATGAGAGGTACAGATGCATAATCAATGAAAGATGGGCTTAATCCATTTTGATTAAACACTTATCAATTCGGCCAAAATTTTCACTGGACTACGTTTTAAAAACTTATCTTCTCTTTTGGTAGGGATTTCGGAACATGGGGCGAAACACCACAAGTCATATACAATTGGaggaatttttgtttttgttttttttcaagttttcctCCAATTGTATACTAATATGATGTTCCGTCTCGTGTTACAGGCAAACTAAAAAATTCAGTCCAGTTTTGGTTGAAAAAATCCCAAccttttttcattgtttttacgTTTCTGTTTGAACCCGGCCCATTCATTAACACTAACACGTGGTCCGCTTGTATAGGCCCAGTATTGTTGTTACTACTGAACCGGGCCCATATTAAATTCCGGGTCAAGAGAAGCGAAGCCCAGGTCCGAACAAGCGGATCCTCAAGACTGCGTGTGCGTCCACGTCTTTGGGAGTCTTCGACTGAGAaagcgaggaagaagaagaagacgacgacGGAGCGATGACGGTGTTTCACTTCTTCAACTGCGCAATTCTGACGTTCGGCCCTCACGCCGTCTACTACTCCGCCACTCCGCTGTACGCCCGTCCTACTCTCCTCTTTGTCTTTCGGATCTTTTACGCTTTCATATATCACTTCCTGTTCACTTTGTCTTCTTCCCCAAGTCAAAACCCTAACTCGTTTGCACGATTCACTTGTGCAGATCGGAGTACGATACGCTCGGGACTTCCGTCAAAGCAGCTCTGGTTTATCTCGGTACAGCTTTAGTGAAGGTCCGTTAGCATTAATTCGTAGTTAATTCAACTGATATGCTtagaaatttgatttgatttcaaCAGAAATGGCTGCTTATGGtttttgtttgttaaatctGTGTTCTGCAGCTGGTTTGTTTGGCAACTTTTCTGAACGTATCTGACAGTGAGAGCTTCGATCCGTATCAGGTATTTTCTATATTGGTTTCAGTTAAAATGTATGTTTCCGGATAGAAATATCGATTTTCGATAAGTTCATGCTGCTTCCCAtgtttgtaaatgaagttttattGTAATTTGGCTAGTTTTGCATTTAAAGATTATGAATTTCGCCTGAAATCAGCAAATGCTTAATGCCCTTTTTCGGGTTTCAGGAATTGTTGAAAGCTCTGATCGGTTTTATAGACGTTGCTGGACTTTACTTCGCATTGACCCAGTTGACACACAGGAATATCTCTCAGAATCATAAATTTCAGGCAGTGGGGCTTGGTGAGTAGAACCTAATCAAGCCTGTGGAAAACAAAAGCCATAAGCTGCTTTTCATTTCGAGAACAATTTTGAAGCTTTTCTTGTTCCCTGTTTGCAGGATGGGCTTTTGCTGATTCTGTTCTCCATAGACTGGCACCGCTGTGGTTGGGCGCTAGAGGACTAGAATTCACTTGGGATTACATTCTCCAAGGCCTTGAAGCAAATGCCAATCTGGTATTCAGTCGTtttgtttccttctttttttccaTTGTAGTTTTCTTACCTACCATGTCGGCCAGAATGCTCTTTGATAGGGTTGTGGGTATAGAATGCTAATATTCCCTATGAGAGTCTGAAAGTGACAATGATTTCATGTTAGGCATACGTCAAACGATGATGTATATGTAGCTTCTTTTTTACTAACTTGACTAATACAACTTCATGGCTCTTTCTTCTTTAATTTGAATAATGGAGTAACTTTTCCTCTCTCTGTTAATAAGCTCGTCTTAACTCTCTTTGTTCAGGTCTTGAGTATATCTCTTGCCGCATTTGGATCTTTGATATGGCTTCGGAAAAACAAGCCTAAGACGTTGGTTCCTTTGATATACATATGTGCAGGATTGGTGGCAACCATGCCATCGATCACAAGGTCAGCTTCTTAACTTCCCTTAGTTCTACCACTACTTGAAATTAGTTCTACCACTACTTGAAAAATTCTTTGCTTTTAACATCTACTCATTGCTATGAGGCATTGATACCCTCGGTAGTTATAtctctttccctttcccttAAAAATAGTGATAATTCTCTCTCCCACAAATTCTGATCCTATCTTCCTCCTTCATTTCAAGTTCTGATCAACAGGGTTGGTTCCGTTCATCAATTGTCAATGAAACAACTAGATAGCACTCTTTTTAAGTTTCTCTCGTTTAACTCACTTGTTTGTACAGCTATCTAACGCGAGGCTGGGGTTGGCACTTTCTGGACGTGGTAATGTTTGAACTCGGTACCTCTCTAGTGATGGCTCTCATCAGTTGGTGGCTTGTTGCTGAATGTCAGAGACCCTCTGCCTGAAACAACCAGTCATAATCCCTCAACATTGGGCTATCAGTCAGAAAAGGTCTTCAGGATTGGAATATCCTCCGTTCTCAGTTCCTTCGAATGGTTACCATGCGGTTTCAATATTTCAAATTGACCTTTACTGACTTCGCGAACTGAGAGCGTATCTGTTGTAACTTTATATCAGTTTCCACTGGTGTACTCACCAAAATTTTGGGTTGATGTTGGAGATAAATAGGGTTATATCGCGAACTGAGAGCGTATTTGTTGTAACTTTATATCAGTTTACACTGGTGTACTACCAAATGGGATCTGATCCACATATTGTTTGTTGCTGTATTTTCCACCTCGCTTTCTCCCCCATACGACCTGGTTCTCGTTGATGAAATCTTTCGTTCACTTTTTATACACCAATTTGTCATAGGCATGTCACCGTCTGGCGCAGGTTGCACGAAATCTGTTTGTTTTTCGGTTCCATTCAAACATGAACACAGTAAGAACCTGATATAAcgaactacaacaacaacaataacaaagctttttcccactaagtgaggtCGGAACTTGATATAACGAACTATGAACACAAATTGCAGTACAACAAAAATTAGGACGAGTAGATGGTGGAGAACAAAGATTCAACAAGCTTGATCGTTTAGTTCTTTCATCACAGTCGGATTCGGCTACAAAATGCTTCTTTTCGGAGAAGGATAACAAATCCAACTGCaaccttaaaccctaaacaGGCAAGTAGATTTTGCCACCACTGCATTAAGAAGTAACGCAATGTGAAAAATTGCAGTTCACTGGCTTTAATCAGAGACATCTGGGGATGTAAGTAAGCACATTGCCTCTGAAAATATGAAGCTGCAGTACACCTCGCTTCACAAACTCAAAAACGACGTCGTCCCCAGGCGAAATCTCGTTTGCCCTAACACAAGCTCCCCATCCCCGTGCCATCTGCACGCGGCGATCTGCCCTGACATGAAGTTGAGCAAGCCATGATCTCCCGGTCGGATCTTGAAGCGTTACAGTCTCTCTACTCGGAAGCCCTGCGTCGCTTACTAGTCCTTCAGCTAGGGCTACATGCTTCGGAATCGTCTGCATTTTGGAAAACAATCGGTACCAAAGGAGGAACAAAAACATAACATACATTTTAGACAGAAACATGATCGTGTAAAGTACTGACCAAAATATTTCGATTAAATTTCTTTAAAGTTTTCGTAAACCACGTATTCTCCGATTTAAACAAGACGGATCCAGTTGATGTTTCTGCTAAATGAACGCTTGCAGGTCTCTCTATGCGCACGACATCATCGACTGCATGGTAAAAAATCGAGACAAGATATGAGAAAGAACTATAACGAGTATATAACTTCTAAGCAACGGGAATGTCACTGTAATTTAAAATGCATAGCAGTGCGTGATTGGTTTGAAATGCCGATATTAAGGAACGAGTATATAACTCACCAGTTCTGCTGTCGGCAAGATTACTACTTGCCCTCCTGGCAGCTTCTTCGACATTCTTCTCGCAACAAGTTCGATCAAAGATGGTGACGTCAAACTCTGATCCGCCACCATATTCGAAGACCAGAAAGTCTCCATGTTCTAGAAAATGATCCTTCACAAAAACCTTCCAACCTTTTCGGAagaacaagccatcctctttcTGTTTAAGTTTCACACCCCAGCAGTCCCCACTAGGGTTTCTGAGAGTGCATTTCCGAAGCGATCGTCCTCCGAAGTTCTTGATAAACGCAGACGGTATACGCTGCAGAAGTTAAGAAACAAAGTAAATTAGAAAAAACACACCGATAACTAATAAGTTTTATACAAAGCACTTCGACGTTACCAGATGCTTGGAGAAGTTACCGACAAGAAGCGCTCTAAATGCTGGTGTCTCTAGAGCTTCCTTTAGCTTCTCATCCATGTTTGCCCCTAGAGTTCACCAGAAAAGTAAAAACGCCAACCAGGACCAGATGGTTGAAAGTTGAGGCAGAAGATAGACTATTCACTACTTAGCTAGCTAGGGGTTTTACTTCGACATGTGATGAGATGCTGAGTGGAAATGACTATTGACTATAAGCCGATGTGACAAGTCATAAGAATCCATCAGAAGGATGAGCCGTATGTTGCACTTTGGTCGTCTTGTAAATCATGGCACAATTTATAGACGTGAGCGTAACTACATTGATTAAAGTAAACGGGGTTTTTTGTTGTCCACTTAAGGTAACTATGAACGTGTTTTTTGCTGTGCATTTGAACGTAACTACATTGTTTAGAATAAATGTATTTTTAGCTGTGCACTAAGTGTAGATCTACGTAAAATATCATTTATATCAAGAAACCCAATTTCCACCTTTTGTTATTTTTGGTTTACTATGTCTTCCAATGTGATTTGCGCACCTATTGGAAATGGGGTTTTTCTTAGTAAAAAGACTTGGAGCGTACttaatttaacttttaaaaaatgTTCCTTGTCCAAATTTTTAGTGTCCTCCTACTTAGTTACAAGTTTTACGGTTGGTCTTGATTTGGAGTACTTTGTTGGTTCAGTCGTTTTCTTCAGCCTGCCGTGGGTTTCTTCTCTTTTGGCATTTTATCTCTTGCAACCGTACaaattgtattaaacttttcaaCAAGTCCGATTCAATTCTGCTTAAGAATAAATAAGCATCAATTAGGACCATTGATCTCACGTTTCAATCAAAGTTATCCCTTGCAACACTTTCATGTCGATTGCCGATCATAAGAAAACTTAAGAGCGAAATCCGATCACCGGTACATGTTTGCCTAAGAATGTAATGATCCTAGTCAAATGTATTGCATACACCATTACACCAGCAAGTCTGCTACTCGATACAAAAATGCAGAAACTTTTCTCTTTAATGCTGCACGCATTTACAAAACTGAATTCACCAGAGGAAAAAAAACCGTTAAAAGTGGTGACAAATTGACATGATTATGTGCAGGGAAAAGGAAAAAGCGGTCGCGCTCACAAAAAATGTTCAGTTAAGTTCTATTGACATTCATGTTCATCACAGGAAAGGATGATTTAGGTGGTAGATGACAACACTCACCAATGTTTAGTTAGCAGTCGCCATGACATGAACACAATCAGAGGAACAAAATGCAAATAGGAAAGCTCACCATATAACATGTATTTAGGGATGGTTAAGCTGGATCATGTGTCAAGGAGAGGGTATCTTTCCTGTAGATTGCACGACCGCTATACTACATCAGATGTTGCTTGTCCGCCTAGATGGTCAAACCCCTTTTTACCAACACCGGAAATGTGCACTTGCATTTCATCCTTACCAACAAGCTCAAATATGCAAACATCTCCAAAGTTGATGTCATTTCCGCGTACAAACGCCATCCACCCTCCACAAAAAGTATGTACCACGCGCCCCTTTGAGTCTGGGATAGAGTTCACAGTCCAACATCCCCCCTTTGAGTTTCGAAGCAGAATCTCTGTTTTATAGTTGGGGAGGTATTGTGTGGAAAACTGGTATGGGACTTtctgcaaaataataaccaaTCTATAAGTATGAACCATCCAAAAGCAATCTTCAAAAGAACAATACAAACATTTATGCACGAATTGACAAGGCTCACCAATGTATATGATCCACTGATGTTGAACTTCTTCATGATTTTCACAAAATTCGGGAAACAAGAAGTGAAAGATCGAGCTACTCTTTCTTCATCAAGTGTTAACTTGATTCTCAAACCCCTTTTTTGTGAATCTAGTTCATCTTCAACAACTTTTTTCCTGCAATTAACTGTCTCCATTTTATGGTTCAGAAACCAATTTAAGTTAGAAAAATGAAGGTGCCCTTGACATCAACCACAACCACTTTAAACAATATTATTATCATGTGTTTCTTTAACACGTTGAAAATTTAATTACGTTAGCCTGAGTTTATAGATAAAGGTATAGCATGTAAATCTAGATGAACTTCATGCTCTTTTCAATCCAAACATGGATAGCACTCATGGCCCCATCTTTGCAAGAAATTGCTAACTTACCCAACTTTTTACTGGCAACTTTTGACTGAGAGAGTGCAACTTTAGTAAGAGATCTTGATGAGCTGCCATATTTCCTTGTATCATTAATGAAAGCAGCGTCTTGATACATCTTTGATGATAGTTTATCAGCTATCTCTCTTATGCTCTTTGAATGGACTTTGGGAGAGTTCCCTTTAATTTTCTTTGACAAGCCTTTGATAGTTTTATGTGTAGTAACAGCTAGCCCCGGACTTAACCAACTAGATGTTTCTCCCTTTTGAATGTGGACACGGAATTCACACTCACGCACAAGTTCAAAAATGCAGATATCTCCCAGTTGTATGTCATTACAACGAACAAACGCCATCCATCCTCCACAGAGAGTATGACTTGTGTGCACTCTAGTACTTGGCACAGAATTGACAGTCCAACTTTCTCCTTTCCAATTTTGAAGAACAATCTTTACTTTGCAGTTTGGTAAATGTGCCACTGAAAATTTATACGGGATATTCTGCAAAACATAAATCAGTCAGTGAAAAAACAATCATACACGCTAACACCCACAACAACATGCGTGAACACATGCTTATGTTCAtacaagaaaaggagaaaaaacgTTTAACACTGAAAAATCTATCATGAGAACACCATATAGACTTCCATGTGAAGAGAAAAAACAGAATACCGTGGACACAGTCCAGACGCCAAACCTGAATGAAGAAATGAGGAACTATAGGCACAACCTCTGGGTGATTGTGGTTAATTCCACAGGGAACCAGTAAGCAAGATTTTGCATGGTTTGAGGAATTATGGAAAAGAATTGACAACCAAATTGGAAACAGTAGATCTTTTTTTGGATGCATAAGTGCAGATAATTATAACGGGACAGCACCTCAAAAAAGTG includes:
- the LOC103406546 gene encoding uncharacterized protein, producing the protein MTVFHFFNCAILTFGPHAVYYSATPLSEYDTLGTSVKAALVYLGTALVKLVCLATFLNVSDSESFDPYQELLKALIGFIDVAGLYFALTQLTHRNISQNHKFQAVGLGWAFADSVLHRLAPLWLGARGLEFTWDYILQGLEANANLVLSISLAAFGSLIWLRKNKPKTLVPLIYICAGLVATMPSITSYLTRGWGWHFLDVVMFELGTSLVMALISWWLVAECQRPSA
- the LOC114826456 gene encoding B3 domain-containing protein REM5-like gives rise to the protein MDEKLKEALETPAFRALLVGNFSKHLRIPSAFIKNFGGRSLRKCTLRNPSGDCWGVKLKQKEDGLFFRKGWKVFVKDHFLEHGDFLVFEYGGGSEFDVTIFDRTCCEKNVEEAARRASSNLADSRTVDDVVRIERPASVHLAETSTGSVLFKSENTWFTKTLKKFNRNILTIPKHVALAEGLVSDAGLPSRETVTLQDPTGRSWLAQLHVRADRRVQMARGWGACVRANEISPGDDVVFEFVKRGVLQLHIFRGNVLTYIPRCL
- the LOC114826457 gene encoding B3 domain-containing protein Os01g0723500-like, with protein sequence MAKEARNVRSPHFFAFYSADLSSERLKIPDRFMRHMEGRTSGLVLLFGPSGSAWSVELIQQNGGLFLHHGWPAFVRDHYVECGDFLVFRYDSDLCFTVLIFDQSACEKEAAFRFGYGQDSSNFEKCMYVGRKRGMEEAASSGNKPVDGAVKKMRHGLSQLQSECIDEGQEEATCSKETNPHENPGLDVVPNAAKASIQNVCGKGDGLNVNGRVCMQMSSAHEVAPVFSSSNPYFVRIIKSFNISGSYTLNIPYKFSVAHLPNCKVKIVLQNWKGESWTVNSVPSTRVHTSHTLCGGWMAFVRCNDIQLGDICIFELVRECEFRVHIQKGETSSWLSPGLAVTTHKTIKGLSKKIKGNSPKVHSKSIREIADKLSSKMYQDAAFINDTRKYGSSSRSLTKVALSQSKVASKKLVNCRKKVVEDELDSQKRGLRIKLTLDEERVARSFTSCFPNFVKIMKKFNISGSYTLKVPYQFSTQYLPNYKTEILLRNSKGGCWTVNSIPDSKGRVVHTFCGGWMAFVRGNDINFGDVCIFELVGKDEMQVHISGVGKKGFDHLGGQATSDVV